The following proteins come from a genomic window of Penaeus monodon isolate SGIC_2016 chromosome 22, NSTDA_Pmon_1, whole genome shotgun sequence:
- the LOC119587023 gene encoding rho GTPase-activating protein 21-A-like, with amino-acid sequence MKRSDGQDGLGRSRDLPRKSEARENSISSARRSSDVRSRRHNVKELKEKFEQNTDSQPSSSPMKPSNSNHYNNISSSSNKTSKSSMRRSGYRGHIKRRHTVGGTKDLAKWAWLHSGEMSRSSPRSTRLSAWERLQPLVADERLNTDRSLEAWLARERIRTSSPDLSRPQQLVLPCDMDDKENLHRRLSVQEVVLNPLYPVLESHV; translated from the coding sequence atgaaaagatcaGATGGCCAGGATGGCTTAGGAAGGTCACGTGACTTACCAAGGAAATCAGAGGCCAGAGAAAATTCCATCTCTTCTGCAAGAAGAAGTTCTGATGTGCGGAGTAGAAGGCATAATGTGAAAGAACTGAAAGAAAAATTTGAACAGAACACAGACAGTCAACCAAGTAGCAGTCCCATGAAGCCATCAAATAGTAATCACTACAATAATATCAGCAGCAGTAGCAATAAAACTAGTAAGTCTAGCATGCGGCGATCAGGTTATCGTGGGCACATCAAAAGACGCCACACTGTAGGAGGCACGAAGGACTTAGCCAAGTGGGCATGGTTACATAGTGGGGAAATGTCTAGAAGTAGTCCCCGTTCTACTCGTCTTTCAGCATGGGAGCGATTGCAACCACTTGTGGCAGATGAGAGGTTGAACACTGACAGGTCTTTAGAGGCATGGTTAGCCCGTGAACGTATAAGGACATCTTCACCTGACTTATCTAGACCACAGCAGTTAGTTCTTCCATGTGACATGGATGATAAGGAAAACCTTCATCGTCGCCTAAGTGTCCAGGAGGTTGTCCTGAATCCACTGTATCCTGTGCTGGAGAGTCATGTGTAA